TGGTACAATGAAAAACGGATCAAGCTCTCTCTCGGCTCACTCAGTCCCATTGAATATCGAGAGCGCCTAGGTCTGACGACATAAACCCGTCCAAGATTTTTGCCGCACCCCCACCTGGAAAGTCTTGGGCGCTGTTTGACAGGCCAGATGGATGAACTGCAGACTAGTATTCAACTGACGCTCGCAGTTCTTCTATACCCGTTCTCCCAGTATGTCACGGGCATCCTGCGCAAAGGGTGCCCGACATAACCATTATTCGTCAACAGGCCTTGAGCGCGGTTGAGCCCAGGTACGACAGCGTTGATAATTTTCCAGGGCATCAGCCCACGCCTCTGGAATGGGTGTATCAATACGTTCGACAAGGGCAGCTGTCTCGGCGCGATCGCGAGCAAGGCAGGCAAAAAAGGCTAAGCTATTGATGTTCCAGTTGTCCGGATACTTAGCCAGTATGTCTGCGATACCCTTCTTCATCAAAGACCA
The DNA window shown above is from Chitinivorax sp. B and carries:
- a CDS encoding IS3 family transposase; its protein translation is WYNEKRIKLSLGSLSPIEYRERLGLTT